Below is a genomic region from Dryobates pubescens isolate bDryPub1 chromosome 26, bDryPub1.pri, whole genome shotgun sequence.
AGGTTAAGGCTCTTTCTGGCTCCAAACAATTGGATTTTATTCAGGGGATCATACCAAGGGTTTCTTCCTAGTCAGAGGGCTGTCAGGTTCTAGCAGGTCCCATCACCTTTAAAAGCTCTAACACAGCAGAGTCATTCTTGAGGCAGCTTTCCCTTGTTGGAGCCCTCACAAGTTCCTGACTGGATTACAGGCAGAAAAGAGAAGTGGGAACAGCAACCACAAGAACACCTGAGCcttttgaagctgctgctgctgctttatttcAGCTCCTTCCTCTGGGGCAGAACCTGCTTTCTGCATCAGGTTCTGGCCATGCTGGtctgggagccaggcagggatAAGGGCAGCTGGTTTTGATCAGGCTCTGGGTCACACACATCACATGAGGATTTCCTCATCAGTGACAACCAGAAGATAAGAGAGACAGTGGGGATGCTGGGGTGCCAGGGAGAGTTTGTAGGGCTAACCACTAGGGGAAATAAAACTGTATCAGGAGGAAACCACAGATGCCAGTTCACCACAGGGCACACCTGCACTCTGCAGCCCAGTAGGCAGCTGGGATCTTGGGTAGCTGGGGCAGTCCATGCTGACTGATCCTCTGCCTGAGGCAGCCAGTTGGGAGCTTGTGTCCCTTAAcacccagcagaggcagctgtgaaAGGAGACAAAGCTGAAGTCCCACCTTgtgacagcagcttgcccaaggcTTCTGTGTCAAGAAGGCACTTCACAAAATGGGCTTTAGATGCCTAAATTGGGCTGGTTTTCACCACACTCTTGATCACATCTGTGATTTTTCTCAGTGGAAAGCAGTTGATGCTCCTAATGATAAGGTTCATGTTCTGCCTAGTGAGCCAGGCTCTTCAGAGAGGGCTTTTGTCCTTGCCAAGTGTGTGCAGCACACATCTTACAGGAGTTCCTTGCAGACCTGCATCAATTAAAAGCCTGATCCCCCACCCCTGGagccactgcaggtcaggttggttggagctctgagcagccagctctagctgcaggtgtccctgctgacggcagaggggttggactggatgagctttaaaggttaCTTCCAGCTCAACCCATTCCATGGTAATAGTGGGACAGCAGATCCACCTGAATGGGTTATTGTCTGTGCTCTGTCTTGCTACCACTTCTTGCTGTCATGGATCTGTACTAGTCATGAGTACAGATGAAGCAGTCATCTGTAGAAACaggcattgctgctgctggtgagaagATAACAACACTAAAGCTCAGCAAACACCAAGCACCACTCCCCAGtggctcctcagcactgccactgGGCAGCATGTGCTGCAGTACAgaactgctctctctctctgtcagcACTGAGACAGTTTCCTGACACAAATGACTTCCCCAGCCctgacctttctcctcacccaagcttctctttctgtttttcaggGACCTCTTGGTCTTCAAGGCCCCATTGGAGCCCCAGGTGTCAGAGGTTTCCAGGTTGGTTTGCTGAGGAGGGTCATTTCATGTGCCTGGTGTCTGCAAGCCTCTGGCAAGACACCTGCATGATGGCCACAAGCAGTAGGAGGAAACATCTGTCCTTTTGCCAGAGCCAGCCAGCTTCATTACCACAGGACACTCAGAGCAGCAGgccaggggagctgcctgctggcacaCTTTCTAGTTGTGTTTGCTTGCAGAAGAAGGGTTTGAGTTTGACCCACATAAAGACACCTCAATTTCTCCTCAATCCAGACACCCTCACCCCCACTGCCCCAGCCTGAATGTGTCTCCAGTGAGctccttctgctttctgctgcactgGAAACTCccattccttccctttcccaggGAGGCTTCCCAGCCACTCTCCAGTCCTCAGTGAAACTGCCTGAAGAGCACTGGATGGTGCTGCCTCCTGGGAGCATCACTGGCTCAGCAGTCACAGATGTGATGCCAGTAGTGGAAGACTCAGAGtatccagaggctggagcacttTGGCAGGGTGGCTGACCCCAGTTGTGACACCAGGCAGAAGCTGGAGTGAGCTGTGCCAACCAACACAGGTGGTGGCAGCAGTCAGCAAGGGGCCCTAGGTCctgggaaagggaggagagaggacatCTGAGACAAATGAACTTTCTGAGCACCttctggaggctgctgagctttGGGGATGTCAAAACAGCAGAGGTTCCTGGCACCCTAGGCTGTagcctgcttttgttttcctaacAGGGTCCCAAAGGTGCCAGTGGtgagcctgggctgcctgggccaACTGGAATTCGTGGAGAGCTGGGTGACAGGGTAAGGAGAAGACATCTCTGACTGATTCCTGTTTGGGAGGAGAGATTAGAGCATAATGGGGCCCCAGCCACAGTGGGGCTGGTGTCCCCCCAGCAAACACAAGCAGGTTTGGTGGGTGGGCACACTGGctgtgccagtctgtgccctgaggctgctgcatgcCCAAgatggagcctgcagcaggcagcaggatttGTGCATCTTGGCTCTTCTGTCCTTGGTGCAGTTCTGGAGCTGCCACTGGTTGGGATGGGTTGTTTGAGAGACACTTTGGCCTCCTGTCTCAGCCAGAAGAGATGACTGGTTGGTGGGtgggtttctttccttctcagtaCACTGATCTCACCAAAGCCTTGCTCCTGAggagcacaggagagctgcttcaTGCCCTGTTGTTAACTCAGATGCTTGAGCAGGTTTCCTGGGTCTCTTCTCCACTGCAGTTTGCTCAGTGGTTTCTCTGTGTGGACAGCAGCACACCTGGGCCCCACACCTCAGAAGAAATGCCACTTTCTATTGAGAGGAATTCATGCTCCTGTCaaaggagccagcagggcaaagtGAGGGAGGTTTGTTCAGGGCTTGCAAGGAGAACAGTAGCTGTGTgttcagcagctccctccactCCAGCTCCAAGGTGAAGTCTCTGTGTAAGCAatcacagcagcaccaggggggTTTCACAATGGCCCTTCTGTGCTGGCTCCAGGCAGGGTTAAAAAAGCCTCTTGGAGGGACTGTGAGTCTGGAAGTTTGAAACAGGAGGGTTATTGTGGAGCTGTGGGGTTCTGACTGCATCCAGGGCTCCATCCTGGTGAGAAATGGACATCAGGGGGGAAGAGGcccctgcacagagcagcctggtATCCAGAGAGCtgttctgagcaggaggaggaaaatatTCCTCCCTCttacatgaaaaaaaccccaagccaccACAAAAATGTGGGCTGCATTTCTAGCTCTGGAGTTCACTGCAGTTACTCTAAGAACTAATTGGTGATTGTTTCTTAACACCCCAGCTCATTAGCAGCTGTCCCCACTAAAGCATGCTGTGGAGGTTTGGATAATGATGGAGACTTCCCACCTCCACCTGTGGAACTGGCATCAGAGGAACTTCCATCTGCCCAGCCAGTGTGGCAGCCACGtgtgcccacagcctgcctggcaaagctgtgccagcagtcacagaatcagagaatcaggaagcttggaagagacctcagagatcatcaagtccacccctgGGCACAGGCCTTGGGCTGGGAAGACCCTAGAACCTCAGGCTATGTCCTTAGAGCTTCAAAgcccagcctttgctgctgaaggtgatggtatctgctgggggatggacatctgctggggcttggacatctgctgggtttgctgtgctgccagcccagcctgctcatcCTGATCTGTGTAAAAGAGAGCTGCAAACACAGATCTGCTGCTCCATGAAAGgagtctggagcaggctgcccagagaggctgtgcagtctccttctctggagactttcaaaacccagctggatgtgttcctgtgtgacctactccaggtgctcctgctctggcagaggtgtgggactggatgatcctttgaggtcccttccaacccttaatgttctgtgattctgtgatttgagttGCCTGGATTATTCATGGGCTGATAAGCAGCTCAGCATCTAaatgtgggtgggttttttttcccttggctgTGGTGTTCTGTGGAGCTCAAAGTCAGGAGCACCCAACTCAATCCCCAGGAAGGCTGTCAGTCTAATAAAGCCTTCAAAAGCCATCCTGCCCTTTTGCCCTCACAGTACACAAATGGCCATGTCCATTTTTATACCATGAGGCAAATTCAATCTTCTTCTTCTCACATCTTCAGCTGTGAAGGGCAGAGATCAATCCACCAGCCTGGACCTTGGCCTTTAACTTGGCTGTTTGCAGAATTGCTGCTTTGGCCCTGAGAGTGAGATGACAAAAAGTGgaatgcagaggagcagaagcacAAGAGAATTCCAGCCCCCTGGGGTGGATATGAAAGATGACTTTTGTGGCACAGGATTGAAAGCACAGACTTCATTTTAGTGTGTTTAGGGAACTGAGGAGGATGGAATGAAGAAGGCCAGTGTGGAAAACCAGTCCCAGGCAGGTGGGGAGCAGCACCAGGAAAGTCTCTCTGGTGTGGTTGGATGGGGACTTGGTAGGCAGAAGGACCACCAAGGCTGATCTGGgaggtcctgcagctgctctgcactggcacTGGCATGGCAAGGGGCCTGAGAACCTGTCCTATCACACAAACCAGTGCTGTAGAGAGTGCCTCAAAGCTAGCAAGGATGCTTAACATCTCCTCTTACTTCTGAGAAGTACAAATGAGCTTTGGACCTTCCTGCCTGGCAGATGAGAGCCTTAAGTTTCCAACCCCTTGCTGTGTCTGACTGCAGCAGGAATTCACAGGACAGTAACAGCTGGAGCTCATTTGCCTTCCTTCTTTTACTTATCCTCAGGGTCCTGCTGGTGTTCCTGGTCCCAAAGGTAACCAGGTAGGTGACAACTTCAATGCTGGTGTCAGCAGAGGTATTCAGACCCTGTCTGAGGCAGAGCCAGTGACAGCTTGTCCTCCCTCCAGATGAAAAcactctggagcaggcagcaataAGCCCTTCTTTGGTCCCTTTGTTTCCTGTGTTGGTGAAAGAGATGTGGTCTGTTGGAGTGGGGAGCCAGGGAATGCTGTGTAAAGCAGGAggctcctgctgggggctgtgaccaggagctgcagtgctcaTTCTGGTATTTCACTTCCAGGGCATTGCTGGAGCAGATGGCCTCCCAGGTGACAAAGGAGAACTGGTAGGTGTCTGTGAATTGACTGATGGGTTTAGAGAGGCATCTGTCAAGAACTTCTCTGGTCAGTCAGGGTTAACCATCCAAGAGCTCcaatgctgctggctgtgagaaGGAGAAGGCAACCCAAGCCTTCCCACCACCATGTTCATGGTGTGCATCAGCTCTCCTGTCTCCAGGAAGCACCAGCCAGCCAGGGTGGCCTTTGCAGGACTGTGATGTCAGCACCCTCTGGGCACGTTGCTCCTCAGAGTGGTCAGCATTGCTCTCTCCATGGGGTTTTGGTCCatctcaaggagcagccaggttGCCTGTGCTCAGTGTTGGGAGCTGGGGCAAGTCTTGGTGTCAGagtcctctccctgctgtgccagagctgAATCTGATCTGCAGCATCCTGGTATCATCCCTGGCCCCTGTGCTAGAAGAGCCCATGAGGTGCCATGTGCATGCCATGGTGGCTTCCTGGAGCCtgggagctctgagctcagagACACATTTCTGAATGGCTCATTCTTacttgttttttcccttctaacaGGGTCCCTTTGGTCCTCCTGGCCAGAAAGGAGAGGTAAGGGTCAGACATTGAGGACTCATGCCCTGAAAGGTTTGGCAGTGAACGTGCTTGTCTCACCTGTTGATGATGTCTCCCCATGAACCACGTCCTGGTGGTGTTTCCTAGCAGCTTCTTTCCTCCATGCTGTAAAACCTATGACAGTGAGCATGGTTTTTTGTGGCACTCAGATGTGTTTGATGGTTTTGCTGCAGTGAGGACTCCTATCAGCATGTCCTGCCATGTAAACCCACCCATAAGGAATGTAGGTGGTTCAGCCAGATCAGCTAGGGGAGCCTGAAGAAAGGCTTCATCCCCATGAGAAAAGACTGGGCCACATCTTCTATTCTAAGTGTTGTTTTGCTTCTTCATTGCAGccaggaaaaagaggagaaCTTGGCCCCAAAGGTGTCCAAGGACCTAATGGGACAGCTGGAGTACCAGGCATCCCAGGGCATCCAGGGCCCATGGGCCATCAAGGGGAGCAAGGTGTTCCTGGCATCACAGGGAAACCTGGACCTCCTGTGAGTATCATCTGCTCTTGGGGCACAGGCAAGGGTCTCTGAAGTCAAGAATGAATGGGCTGTGGGTTTTGGATGGCATGTTCAGAGAATCAGGTCCTGCATTTGAGCAGGCAAGAGCAGGTAACAGCTCCTGTTTCAAATGTCAGACCTCTGTCTTGGTCCAGAGCTCACCTCTCATCAGTCAGAAAAGGCCAAATAACCTCCAGATGCAGTATCTGGCCTAACATGACAACCTCTGCCATTTGCATGACACATTCTGcagcttccagtgcctgaagagggcctacaagaaagctggggagggactttttacaagggcttgtggagacaggatgagagggaatggattgaagcctgaggagggcagatcaggactggagatcaggaagaaattctttgcagtgagggtggtgagacactggaacaggttgctcagggaggttgtggatgttctctccttccaggccaggttggatgaggcctcaagcaacctgttccagtgggaggtgtccctgcccatggcagggggttggaactggatgacctctaagattccttccaacccaaaccacgctgtgattctgtgcattgAAGATGTCATCTCTAGAAGAGGGGAGATAAAAAGCCCTCTCTTCATGTGGGATCCTGTGCTGCTTcctgagcagctggagatgcATTTTGTACCTGAAGCTTGTGAGGGATGATTGTTGATGACATGGTTTGTGTAAGGACAGATTCCTCTGTTCATTGCAGGGCAAAGAGGCCAGTGAGCAACACATCAGAGAGCTCTGTGGGGAGCTGATCAATGGTGAGTGCCACTGAGAGACAGCCAATTACCATAGTGAGCTGGGGGAGAGTAGAGCACACCAaagcacatcctgggctgcatcaaaagcagcgtggccagcagaccgagagaggtgattctgccactctgctctggtgagacctcacttggagtgctgtgtccagctctgggaccctcaacacaagagagacatggacctgatggagcaggttcagagaaggccacaaagatgctgagagggctggacaggctgagagaactggggctgttcagcctggagaagagaaagctctagggagaccttagagctacatttcaatagtTGAAGTGGACCTAcatgaaggctggggagggactgttgagaagggcttgcagtgacaggacaaggggcaatggcttgaaactgcagcagggttgatgtaggttggacctcaggaggaagttctctacaatgaaggtggtgaaatactggaacaggctgcccaggaatgtgtttgaggctctgtccctggaggcattcaagagcaGACCAaatatggccctgggcagcctgatctggttggaggtgtccctgctgactgcaggggggttggacaagatgacctttgaagggccccttccaacccagtgcagtctgtgaatctgtagaACATGAGGTGGCTCCTGAGACCTGGCATTTGTGTGTCTGACTCAGAAACAAAGCACTGACCTCTAATGTAGGGCAGTTACTCAGGAGGTGACCTGCTTCAGGAGGTGACCTGCTTCAGGAGGTGACCTGCTAGGCTGGGAGAGTCTCATTTCTTACTAAACCTGGTACTTGAGACTGCTTTGTCATGGCAACCAAGTGTGCTGAGAGCAGCTTTGACACAGCTGCCCTCCACCCACACCAGCAAGTGTCTGCCCTAACCTGACCCTCAGCTCCCAAGGAGAGCTCTTTCTTCTTTGAGGTTACTCTTCTGCACTGAGGGGTTATGTTCCCTGTCTGGGGTGAAGTTAAGCTCTGAGCATGCAGCAGGAAGCTCACTTGAGGGATTTAGCATTTTCTAGAATACCTGACATCTTTTAAAGTGGTTGAGGAAGCAGGAACTGGCAATGGTGTGCTGACcaaaatctccctctctggagatgtgacaaacccccaaaagccacagctgagctgcGAGGACAGATTCAAGATTTCCTTCTGCCAGAAGGAAAGGCAGGGAGCAAggtctgaaggaggcctacaggaaggctgcagagggactgtttacagggggcagtggtttgaaattagagaagaggaggtttagactggatgtgaggaaccagttctgcaccatgagggtgctggaacacagcaacaggttgcccagggaggtagttgaggcctcatccctggagacattgaagtTCAGGCTctcaaggctctgagcagcctgctctagtggaggatgtccctgctgagtgcagggcagggcttggactgggtgacctttggagatcccctccaacccaaaccattctctgactgcATGCTGTGCAGTTCTCAGCTGCTCACTGCCAGCCTTGGTGGCaatcagccaggcagaggggcagtgtTGGACACACAGGTTTTGCTTGTTCTTTCCAGAGCAAATTGCACAGCTGGCTGCTAACCTGAGGAAGCCCCTGGCTCCTGGGATGACAGGGCGGCCTGGCCCAGCTGGGCCCCCAGGGCcgcctggagctgcaggcagcgtTGGGCATCCTGGGCCTCGTGGTCCTCCTGGATACAGAGGGCCAACAGGAGAACTGGGTGACCCTGGCCCCAGAGGTAAGGAAGATTTGACCAACTTGCTTCTCTTTGTGAACTTGCACTAATTTCAGCAATGGAGGACAAGAGGTTAGGCCTTGGGCAGCAGATGGAGGTCCAGAAGGCAATTTATGATTGGCTctttgatcttaaaggtctttgccaaccaaaacaattctgtgattttatgctTCTGCATCTTCAGGATTGCAGTTTAAGGAAAGATCCCAGAGGTGTCCTGAGGACTTTGAGcttctcttgctctttctccttcctgtccCTGGATCCAGCTGCCACTTCCATTGTTGAAACTGTCTGTGATTGCAGGTGACACTGGAGAAAAGGGAGATAAAGGACCTGTTGGCCAAGGTATTGATGGGCCTGATGGTGATCAAGGACTTCAAGGTAAGGATGTACAAGTGATTTTGTAAACCAGGACTAAAGCAGAGCTTAAGAGGCAATAGAATACTGCTTGATTTCGctcacctgccagagcagctcttccaGTTGTGATCACATCTGTACAGTAAGCTACAGGCACCAAAAGAGGCTCTGCACCCACATCATTTCATTAACCCAGAGTCTTTTATACCCTGTTTCTTAGATGCTCCCACAAAACAACTGCGTCAATCTGTAAAAGCTTTCTTTTCCAAAGCATGTCAGAAGAGGCTGATTcacagattggatgttgggagcTTTTGTCCTATTCCTGGACTAGGGCAGGAGATGTAATCCATCACTGGCATGAATTGGGCACCATCTATTGATCAGCACAAAGGCAGACATGCAGGATTTCAGCCCACCTGATGCAGCTGTCCCTGTATCTCAGCTCTCCCCCACAGAAGCAGAATCATTGTAGAGTATTCTAGAAAGCTCCAGTGTCTTTGCTACAGAAATTAGCTTTTGATTCATTACTTCTTTTTGCCCCTTCAGCCACCAAAATTAACACTAACAGCTTGAGGCCAGCCAAAGCAGAAATTGTTTTTGCCAATAAACTGTGTTAGACACTGCTCTAAAGGCAACTCCTTGCCTGTAATGGCAGGGAGATGTTCTGTGTCATcattctttctcctccccttaCTCAAAATCTTAATTACAACTAGGCTTGGCCAGCTGCaatgagctgagggagctgaaggccaCGGCaagctggtggccaggaaggagggagagttGTGAGCACTCCTGTTGTCACAGTCAGCTACTTGCAAGCTGCCATCCAGCATGTCCTTTGCCATCCCTTGGCTGTCCAGGGATGCTATACAGTAATTCTGATTACAAAATCCTTGTTATTCATACACTGAGGCAGCATTGAGATGGATTCCAGATCGAGATGCTGTGTGGTGACAAAAGCTGACACTGCACACCCACCTTCACCTGCAGCCAGGTAACACCAGAGAAGCCAAAGGTACTCTAAACAAATGCAACATCCAGGGCAGAGTCAGGCCACATTTATTCACCACCTTGTACTCgaaaggccacaacaaggcTGAAGTACAGAGAGCCAAAAGCACTTTAAGAACATAAACACATACAAAGTAAGACCAATTCAGGtcatctctttctccttctgttttaGGGCCACCAGGTGTACCTGGCATTACTAAGAATGGTCGAGATGGTGCCCAGGGTGAGCCTGGCCTTCCAGGGGATCCTGGTACCCCTGGTGCCGTTGGGGCTCAGGGAACCCCAGGGATCTGCGACACGTCGGCCTGCATGGGAGCGGTGGGAGCGTCGACTTCCAAAAAGTCATAGagcaagagcaggagaggagaagtgACTGAGTATTTAAACAGAGAGTGCTTTGTAAGGGAACAGACAGAATCCTCCTAGTGATAAATGGACAGATGTTCCTTCTGTCCTATTCAGTGGAGACATTGACACAGTTctaggaaaaagaaagcatcaGCTGAAAGCTTTTAATGAGAGATGCTTTACTTTCTCCACCCCCAGTTACTTTCACTGCTAAACAACCtcaccttccctccctccctttgtcCAAGAGACCTGCAAGAGGCAGCCCTGTTCCTTTCTGCCCTCAGTCCCCCCCTAACTGTGTACTAAAGATCACAACTTGTCTGGATAAACCTTTGGGCCTCGTGGGTTGAATCCCTcggtgctgctggcactgacCTCAGCCACGCTGGCCTGTGCACTACGATCGGTGCTCCTGAGGTATTtgagcacccagctgctgcttccatcaGTGGAAATCAGGCAATTAACCATCCCCTGTGTTAATATCTGGCCTAAGCCCAGCCCCTAGTTTGAGGTacatgctgccagctcccagttTTCAGCCTGCAGCTCAAGGCTTTGCCCAGACTAGGAAGCGGTAAGCCTCTTGCACCCCACGCTCTGCAAAGGTGTACTGTATATATTTGAACTGACAGGGGGGGATTTGTGTACATTTCCTTATgataagaaaggaaaagaacagcATTTCCACCACCTCTACTTAAGCTATTTGCACAGTAATTGTGACCAAAACCCCAGTAAAGAAAGCTAATAAAAGGATGCTCTTCTcaagccctgccacagccacctgTCTGAACCGctgtaaaaataaaaggagattttttttaaccttttctttGTGATGGTCTAAGTTGTCATTAAcacacagcaaatgaactcagcTGACCACcacttcccccagctgctgccaaacTGCCCACCCCCCTGCTTTCCAGCAGTGGTTTGGGTGTGTGTACCTGAAAGctgccagcaccatctgatTTGTTAATTACAGTTCAGAAAGCCACTCTCAGCTCGCAGCCCCTGTTCTGTCTCTACCCTGTGTGCTCAAAGCCTGGGACCAAGAGAGTCAAAGTCTCCTTTACATTTCTCTTTAATTTTTCAATGTGAGCATCTCTCATTTTCACCTTTAAATCATTTTCAGTCTTTTAAACAGGGAAATAGTTTGTGCACTTAAACAACCTCCTCTTTGCCAGCGTGCCACTGAAGGGACAGCACAAGACAGGAGACAGACAGTAGAAATGGGTCTGTGTTAAAATAGAGAGAGAAGCAAACAGCAAGGGTGTTAAAATATTTAGGACAAATGTGAGCTTGATAATATCAGCAGTGTGTAGAAACTAGGCACTTCATTAATGAACCAACACAACCTTCAAATCTTtaatggagggggggaaaaaaaatgggtgTTCTAAGAGGCTACTGGCAATTGCTTTTTTGGCTTGAAGAGCACATCTGCAGCAAGTCAAATAACAGAGTGATGGTCTACAACTACTCTTAAGG
It encodes:
- the LOC128898582 gene encoding collagen alpha-3(IX) chain-like — encoded protein: MTGRPGPAGPPGPPGAAGSVGHPGPRGPPGYRGPTGELGDPGPRGDTGEKGDKGPVGQGIDGPDGDQGLQGPPGVPGITKNGRDGAQGEPGLPGDPGTPGAVGAQGTPGICDTSACMGAVGASTSKKS